The following are encoded in a window of Vibrio sp. SCSIO 43136 genomic DNA:
- a CDS encoding response regulator produces the protein MLSRAKKIYEYAEPNLTIVALMGIFGYPLYYLIWQMLTPSGYENLPLRLCCAVLLLPILLRKQMPVFFKGLQHVYYIVSLGVCIPFFFSFMMLMNEWSIVWVMSLMSGIFLQILLIYDTRIVFLQSIAAYSASYFAAYFFGEADLSLTLDWTYLPILAFTYIFGTLFHYRNQAEHESKVSLAKSFGAGIAHEMRNPLSAVYSSLEVVKHLLPERNSQHLSDTYQIDATQLDQINVILEDSLSVIEKGNETISLLLTSIDEHKLSTGTFKRYRLGESLELAINSFHYVGKADRAMIHLEYHHDDDFFGSEVLLRYVIFNLLKNAYYYKMNPDFTINVTLSIEDDRNVISVIDTGPGMDEDTVKQVFDDFYTTGKKGGFGLGLPFCRKVMRAFNGDIECESHIGVGTSFHLVFPKYNSEAVFDIKQSLIKDKQIAYIGHKNSTLSALQSHAFFSGYQLESIEDLARVNEYEFKQDVLLIDLSIYTDKPTQFSALERLLCNFEGKIVYLYSGNILDCFKLNRILPYELMEINTFGQTLAVKLDKLLFEESTAVSRATTKPIPQGNVLPTVLIVDDNASLRIYSSTLLERQGYRVLQAENGKTALQLLKSNPVSIILMDLEMPEMDGIQTTKAIRERQYSYEGKEIPIICFTGEKCEDTLKAIAESGMNDYILKPASKDVLINKVSTWV, from the coding sequence ATGTTAAGTAGGGCTAAAAAGATATATGAGTATGCAGAGCCTAATTTAACCATCGTAGCTTTGATGGGGATATTCGGTTATCCGCTCTATTACTTAATTTGGCAGATGTTAACGCCGTCCGGGTACGAAAATTTACCTTTAAGGCTATGCTGCGCTGTTTTGCTGCTTCCAATTCTGCTTCGCAAGCAAATGCCGGTCTTTTTCAAAGGCCTCCAGCATGTTTACTACATTGTATCTCTGGGTGTATGTATCCCATTCTTTTTCTCTTTCATGATGCTCATGAACGAATGGTCCATCGTATGGGTGATGTCTTTAATGTCAGGGATCTTCCTGCAGATCTTATTGATTTATGATACACGCATAGTATTTCTTCAAAGTATTGCTGCCTATAGTGCTTCTTACTTTGCTGCCTACTTTTTTGGAGAGGCGGACTTAAGCTTAACGTTAGATTGGACATACTTACCTATACTGGCGTTCACCTATATTTTTGGAACCTTGTTCCACTACCGCAATCAAGCAGAGCACGAATCGAAAGTTTCGTTAGCCAAGTCTTTTGGGGCAGGAATTGCTCATGAAATGCGTAATCCGCTTAGCGCAGTATACAGTTCACTCGAAGTCGTTAAGCACTTGCTACCAGAACGTAACTCTCAGCATCTATCAGATACTTATCAAATCGATGCCACGCAGTTGGATCAAATTAATGTCATCTTGGAAGATTCTCTATCAGTGATAGAGAAGGGTAATGAAACCATCAGTTTGTTGCTTACTTCTATAGATGAGCACAAACTATCGACGGGGACGTTTAAACGCTATCGCTTGGGTGAAAGTCTGGAGCTTGCGATCAACTCTTTCCACTATGTGGGCAAGGCTGATCGTGCCATGATCCATCTTGAGTATCACCACGATGATGACTTTTTTGGCAGTGAAGTTCTGCTTCGATATGTAATTTTCAATTTATTGAAGAACGCTTATTACTACAAGATGAACCCGGATTTCACGATCAATGTGACGCTCTCGATCGAAGATGATCGAAATGTGATCAGCGTTATTGATACTGGACCGGGAATGGATGAAGACACGGTCAAACAGGTATTTGATGACTTTTACACCACAGGTAAAAAAGGTGGCTTCGGCCTAGGTCTTCCGTTTTGTCGTAAAGTGATGCGAGCATTTAATGGAGATATTGAATGCGAAAGTCATATAGGGGTTGGTACTTCGTTCCATCTTGTCTTTCCCAAGTACAACTCGGAGGCTGTTTTCGATATCAAGCAGTCTTTAATTAAAGATAAACAAATTGCATATATCGGCCATAAAAATAGTACCTTGAGCGCCTTGCAGTCGCATGCTTTCTTCTCAGGCTATCAATTAGAGTCAATAGAAGATCTAGCTCGGGTTAATGAATACGAATTCAAGCAAGATGTGTTGCTTATAGATCTTAGTATATATACCGATAAACCAACTCAGTTCTCCGCACTTGAGCGATTGTTGTGCAACTTTGAAGGAAAAATTGTTTATTTGTATTCTGGCAACATACTTGATTGCTTTAAGTTAAATCGCATTTTGCCTTATGAGCTGATGGAGATTAACACCTTTGGTCAGACTCTTGCGGTTAAACTGGACAAGTTATTGTTTGAGGAATCAACCGCAGTTTCGAGAGCCACCACTAAACCTATCCCGCAAGGCAATGTGCTGCCTACCGTACTTATCGTTGATGACAATGCCTCTTTACGTATCTACAGCTCGACACTGTTAGAGCGGCAAGGCTACCGGGTGCTGCAAGCAGAAAATGGTAAAACCGCTTTGCAGTTACTTAAATCCAACCCCGTCAGCATCATTTTGATGGATCTGGAAATGCCAGAGATGGATGGTATTCAAACAACCAAGGCCATTCGTGAACGACAGTACTCTTATGAAGGTAAAGAAATACCTATCATTTGTTTTACTGGGGAAAAGTGTGAAGATACGTTGAAAGCAATCGCTGAAAGCGGTATGAATGACTACATATTAAAGCCTGCTTCTAAAGATGTTCTAATAAATAAAGTATCAACTTGGGTTTAG
- the cqsA gene encoding alpha-hydroxyketone-type quorum-sensing autoinducer synthase, whose translation MNTNTALPKPLPSFISDRLDTYLHQHIECRSNAQHLVHGLEPNKADIVLRSNDYLAVSNHPSIKQAQLESIENAEHEIVMSAVFEQKYTAEEESFEYQLSQYTGFENCIVTQSGWAANVGLLHTIANESTPIYIDFYAHMSLWHGAENAKAPVHSFMHNKIHHLKKLLELHGPGIIIVDSVYSTIGTVSPLREVVALGNLHGCAIIVDESHSLGTHGPHGSGLVAELGLTSKVDFVTVSLAKAFAYRAGAILCHEKMQRWLPFTSLPAIFSSALLPHELETLKATLSLIKSSDERRNKLFKQATHLKQGLEALGYRVQSQSQIIAIETGTEEKTEQVRDYFEKHGLFGSVFCHPATPKNRAIIRLSLNSGVSDRDIDNILTICSQAKSEGVM comes from the coding sequence ATGAATACTAATACTGCACTACCTAAACCATTGCCAAGTTTTATTAGTGATCGCTTAGACACTTATTTACATCAACACATTGAATGCCGCAGTAATGCGCAGCATCTAGTGCACGGGTTGGAGCCTAATAAAGCAGATATAGTTCTAAGAAGTAACGATTACCTTGCTGTTTCAAATCATCCGAGCATTAAACAAGCTCAACTAGAATCGATCGAAAATGCTGAACATGAAATTGTCATGTCAGCAGTATTTGAGCAGAAATACACCGCAGAAGAAGAGAGCTTTGAGTATCAACTGAGCCAATACACAGGCTTTGAAAACTGCATTGTTACTCAATCTGGTTGGGCTGCAAACGTTGGACTACTGCACACCATTGCCAACGAATCAACACCCATATATATCGACTTCTACGCACATATGTCGCTATGGCATGGTGCTGAGAATGCTAAAGCACCAGTGCACTCCTTTATGCACAACAAAATCCACCATCTCAAGAAGCTACTTGAACTTCATGGGCCTGGTATTATTATTGTCGACTCGGTTTACAGCACAATCGGTACAGTATCACCGCTACGCGAGGTGGTCGCATTAGGTAACTTGCACGGCTGCGCAATTATAGTCGACGAATCCCACTCTCTTGGAACCCATGGCCCGCACGGCTCAGGCCTAGTTGCTGAGCTGGGATTAACAAGCAAAGTAGATTTTGTCACTGTGAGTCTCGCCAAAGCTTTTGCCTATCGAGCAGGTGCAATTTTGTGCCATGAAAAGATGCAACGATGGTTACCATTTACATCACTACCCGCTATTTTCAGCTCAGCACTTCTACCACATGAACTGGAAACGCTCAAAGCTACATTAAGTTTAATTAAATCCAGCGACGAGAGAAGAAACAAGCTATTTAAACAAGCAACGCATTTAAAACAAGGTCTGGAAGCACTCGGATACCGAGTCCAAAGTCAGTCCCAAATAATAGCTATTGAAACAGGGACCGAGGAAAAAACTGAACAAGTTCGCGACTATTTCGAGAAACATGGATTATTTGGGTCAGTATTTTGTCATCCAGCTACACCTAAGAATAGAGCTATTATACGGTTATCTCTTAATTCAGGTGTGTCCGATCGGGATATAGACAATATTTTAACGATTTGTAGCCAAGCGAAATCAGAAGGGGTTATGTAA